The nucleotide sequence AAACTCATGCCCACTGGAAACTGGGTTGAGACTGCCCAGGTTTCTGTCAGACAGGATCCTTAGAGTTAGCTGACGTACACTCTATCAGTTTGGGTTGGATTTAAACCCGAGTACAAGAAGTAAAAAAATAGTAAGTAAACCATCAGCACCCAGTCCCTGAATTTTAGGCACCTGTAACCTCTTTCCAGCTGTCTGTGGTCATTAACTCTCGTTACAGATACCACTGTAAAGACAGGACCTGGGGTGGGAAACTTtagtaaagagatatttcatattaCACTGGAAAATGACAGCTTGAGACATCTATCAAGTAACAAGGCACATTTTTAAGACTGATTAATTTCCATGGAGATTGTCAATTGCAACTCCCAATTAATTTTAAACAGATAAGGGGAGAGAACACGCCCCCTAGTGGAAATAAAACCATTTGTATGTCTGCGCCATGATGGTTTGAGAGGAGGGTGCCATTCTTTAAATGCCATAGAGCTCAATATTCAAAAGCAACAGTGCATTATCTCAAGATTAGACTTTTTAAAGGGTAATGAGAAAATATGTAATCTGTTATAAGTGTAAATTTGTCAAAAAGGTATAAAAATAGTGCAAACTAGTTTAATTCAACTCTAGTAATTGAGCATATAATCTATGCTGGCACTTCGGTGTAGTACTGGGAACTGCCACATTGTTCTAGGTgttgtctttcagttgagacgttaaaccaaggccccatggaTGTAAAGATTTTCAAAGAGCAAGagaattctcccggtgtcctgaccaacattcatccctcatacACTAAAAACTGATTACCTGGTGATTGATCTCATTGTTGTTAATAGGATCCTGCTGCATGCAAAAGTAGCTCctgtatttgcctacataacaagtgACTGAACTTCCAAAATAATTAATTGTGTGTCAAATATTTTGGAATATATTGAGAAtgtgaaaggtgtgatataaatgcaagctctttctttaatACAAATTCTGCAGCAAAGAAATAGAAATTTGGACTTTCAACATCTATGAAAAAGAAACTAAAAATTGCAACTACTATTTAGAGGCAAGTGAACGTGGAACCCAAACTGCTTGCAAGGTAGTTGTAACCTTGCATTAGATATGTAAACATAATAAATTCAGAAAACGTTTCCTTTAAGATACATCTTTCTCTCCATTTTCATTTCCAGCAGTATGCTCATCAGCATTCACTCTgcgctgctcaccaatgcccattcTTCTTGCTGTCACCACTCATGTCACAGCTAGTGAGAATATTAACGTTCAAATGCTTGGGCTACTAAGCCAACACAAGCTagttataataaaaacagaaaatgctgaatatactcagcaggtcaggcagcatctatggagagagaaaaacagagttaacattacaAGTTGTTGACTTTTCGTCAGGtcaacgacctgaaacattaactctgtttctctctccacagatgctgcctgacctgctgagtatttccagcattttctgtttttatttcagattttcagcatccgcagtaacaAAGTACTGATGTTGTCATCAGCCTGGTAACCCAGTTCTACTTGTATGATGTTCAGACCCAGTCAATCTTGATTTAAATCCCCATTAAAAGTAAATGAATTCAATATATTTGCAATTTCTACAATTCTTTTCTGTGAGTACCACAGCCCAGCATAATTTCCAATTGGTTTTGTGAGTGTCACTCAATAATCTGCCACTAGGTGGTGCATGAGCATGGCCCATTAACTCAGCTTTTGATTTTTCTTCTCTCATGGTTTGACATGGGGCAGGGTTGGGAGAAATAAAAGAGAACTTTACCAGCTTTGCTGGGCTTCACTCCAAAAGAGATGATGGAATTCAGTGTATGAGCATGAGCCTATAACCTGCAACACCATAATAGTGCACTGGGGCTTAAAACACACCATGTCAGATAACTTGCAATAATTCACATTTTAAATTATGTAAACAGTTGACAGGAAGAACATTTGTGTGAAAATCTTCAAAATAACAGAATCTGTTAAAAAAATTATATCATTCTGAATATTATACAATACTATATAATTAAAAGTTTTCCTGAGGAAACAGGAAATTTTCAGATCCATAGGGAAGGGATGGTTCTAGTTTAAAACATTTGTTTTTCTCAATCTTCACATCAGAGGTCGATTTTTTCCTCATATGCACACTTGCACGAGGCCCGCTGACTGTCCAGGTAGGGTTTGCATCCCAAATGCATAACTGCATTGAAAAGCAATTCTACAGCATTCTCACAAGCTACATAAAAAGAGAAAAATAAAGTTAGGTTTGTTCCTTAGAAGAAGCAACCAATTATTAAAAACACTTGCTTTTAAATGAAAAAACTACAGTGGATTTTGAATTTCTACTGTCGTTATATGATTGGGATTTTAAATAATAGATCCAGTTACACCTCAAAGTTATCATGTGGACAATATGAGGATCAACTTGAATACAAttagattttattttaaaaacgGCAACTGCCACACTGGAAGGTTGTTGGCACAACTCTCCAACTTATCAGTACAGTAATATAACTTAGTCAGAATACATTGTGCTGCATTATGTAATGTAGCAATGAAACAATGCTCTGCTTTTTACTTTCAAATGATTACAATGCTCCCTTTGCTACCGTGAAACACTTGGGCCAAAAATCATGATGCTCTTGACCCATGCACCCCACTTTTGAAAATAACTTTTCAAACTCCCCACAAAACTGAATTAATTCAGATACATAAGTCAACAACTCTTTAAACATGTCCTCTCCCTGGAGCAGCCTGGTCTCTATCTGAAACCTGAATCCGGCCCCAGAAATTTAAATTCTGCGACCACTGCTATAGTAGCCCGATAGAATTGTAAAAAGCAGCATAAATAGGCTTTGGCAAACTCTACTCAGACTTGTAAGGGCTCTTTCAAACTTCTTCAACCTCACCACTGGTGTAAAAAGTTCAACGATTACTCCTTAAGACCCACTTTAAATTAGTTTCTCTCTTTATGAATTCCATTCTCAGAAGGACGCACAGGGCACCCTCCTGAGAATGGAATTCAAAAAACTGTTGTCAATGTCACCCTGTAACCAATCAACAGAACGAGAGCGACATAGGACAGAGTCGACCTACCCTTCAATGTTCCTCCCTCCTATCTACTGGAGCCCAAACACTCCCAtctcaaacccagagatcagactgAGATCAGGAACACACTATCTGGAATTGCAGGAGCAAACCACTGAACCCAGGGGAATGTTTTTAAGTTATTGAACTGTATTTTAATGTTTATAAACAGAGTGAACACACCCCAAAAATATATCACTCTCCCTCCACACCAAAGCTGGGGGACTTAAAAAGGGAACAAGTTAAGTCCAGCCAAGGAGAAACTTGTCTTGGAAATCTTCAGGTGATTcagtttctttttctttttccctGATCCACAGCAACACCATTCTCACCTGCTGTATACACATTAACTCAATTGTTGTCACAGCATTACATCAACAAGTGCTGCAACTTTAGGACTATTTTAGTTGAGTTACATTATTTTAAAACTGTTATAGACACATGTACATTAATTTTATTTTGCAGTATCTAAACTGCTCAAGTCAATGCTTTACTTCATATGCAAACAAATAATTATAGATATATATGCAAGTGTACAGGACAAAAGTTCAGGAGCAGGTCAGGAATAGTATTTCCTTGGGTCGGtggcagcactcttgtctctgtgtcagacggttgtgggttcaagtcccactcgagagattTAACACATaacctaggctaacacttcagtacaATACAGAGTGCAGCATTATTACAGAGGTACTGAGTTTAAAATGAGATGttaaaaccgagaccctgtctatcCTTGCAGATGGACGTAGAAGatcgctatttgaagaagagcaatggaGGTCTCCTGGTATCCCAGCCAACATTTATCGCTcaaataacatcactaaaacagattatctggtcatttgtctcattgctgtttgtgggaccatgctgtgtgcaGATTTGGCAGCCGTGTTTGGCTGCATTAAAACAATAACTATGCTTTAAAAAGTAcataattgtctgtaaagtgctttgaaaagtcctgaggatgtgaaaagcactatataaacgtAAGTTAATTCTTTATAACTTACTGACTTATTTCACTAACAAAGAGGCCCAATAAATTAAGCTACGTTCATTAAATTACAAATCTTAGAGGGTTTCAACTTTGTGATATTAAAGCACAATAGCCTGAGGAGTGGGATTTCAATCTAGGGAACTCTCCCCAGATACACTGTAAAGAATTGGCAGAAGGTTCTTCTACCCAATAATACATTTCTATTTTGTGTTGCAACATCCAACCGCACAAAGTTGTCATGTCGGGTGTCTTGGCTGGAAAAGACCCACTGTGATCATAGTGCTTTggccagaccacaccttgaacactgcattcagttctgttTGCAAGAAGCAAGAGAGAGATTCAAGCTCTGGCATCAATTCAGAGAAATGCCACAAGGCTGATCAAGGGGGGCGTCACATGTTCAAATTAGTAAAAAGGTAATTTTGAGATTGGCATCAGGAAACTTTTCTTCACATAAACAGTGATCAATGTATGTAATAAGACTTTCAGATAAAGTAGCAGAGCCAAAACCTTGGAATcagttaagaaacaattggatggtacaatggggtgggggggtggggatgttGGGATTTCATAGGATCGATGAATTAAGAAAGGTCGAAAGGCCCTCCTATAATTATTACTATCCTGTGATACACTGAGCAGGTCAAACTCCAGCAACCTGCTTTTGAGCTGAATTGGGAATACAATTGTTCTGGGTTTTGGCTGTCAATCCTTATGCTGATATGTAAATATAAAATTAAGTATGAGCAGGGAATGAATCCCAGCTCAAGTCAGCAAGTTAACAGTATTGGATGGAGGGGGACATCAGACACAAACCACTGTTTGATGCTCCAAAAACTGCAGTTGATACTCCATAACAGCACCAAAGCATTTGCTGTCCCTTGTGGCTATAATTCCTTATGGACGATGTCAACACTTCACAAGAAGTAACGTTCCAGCTGAAAGCAGTGGACAGCAAATGATTTACCTGCACTTACCTTGTACTGTTGCATCCATTCCTAATGTTTTCTGTACATTTCTGCAAATTACAGACAGGCAGTACTGGAACATTTCATCACAGTCCTGTTTAGCATTAGCACAAGTATCATAACACCGATCATGCTGATTGCAACACTTCGTCATGGAAGGGATTCCCACGTCCAACTATTTACAAAAATATACATAAATGGGTATGAGAGATGCAAAATCTTCAAGGACTGGATAGTAATCTCATGATAAAATCTGCAGTCGGCACTTGGGTCAGCACTGAAGTTGGAGAGTATTGGCCCTCATTTATGTTCTGGTACCATGATGCTCCAAAGGCTGAGCATAGGCAGTGCCTAAAGGCTACAAATACCAGACATGCCAGGCAGCTGTAAGAAGAAATAAGAAAATAGCACGGGCAAGTTTATTTATTTAACTAGTGTTGCTTTTAGTCCTTCACACCCAATCAGCTCCTGCTCCAGCCTTGGCCTGGCCCACTCAGTCCCTGCGACTCCTGGGGTGGGTAGTGTGCACACATGGAAGTGGAGCCGGAGTATTTTGTGAGTACAAAGCTGGGTTCAAAGCCAAGCCAAAGCTCTCTGGTTGGGAAGAGAAGGCTGAGGCCAAGAGTCTCTTCTGGGATGGAGGGAAATACCAGTCGAGCTGGAGGCTGGGTGGTGCAAAGCTAGCTGTGCAGCCAGACGCAGGACAGACTTCCCAGCCTTTGTAACTTGTGTTGGATCCCTGGAGATGAGAACTATAAGACAGGGAGGCCAGAGAAAGTGAGAGCAATAGCCCAATGTTAGTATTTGCAGCCCCAGGCTGGTGAAGTGCCATTAGTGGAATAAACGAAGTCCAAAGTCTTCATCCCCCTACATGTTACATGGCTCCCATGGACCAACTGAATTGCTGGAAGAGTAATGGAAGCATGGAAATAATTACCACAGCTCAATCTGACCGATATAAGACAACAAGTGAATAGACAAtacagagaaggagaaggggatggATGTAGATAGACAGATGTGGCAatttcctccccacctctcttcACTGCAACCTCTTGTTCGGGTCTGGTTCCATGGACACCAACAATCCTCAGCACGTTGCCCAagcagccattcttcatgtgtaagcctaGTTACCATTATTCAACCATGGAGGGATGACAGCTGAGCCCTATCTCCAATCCAATCCTTCCCATTTTCTGGCAGGAGATACTAAACAGCAATCAGGaactggaaccctggctgatttattttCACTTCTTACCCCAGAAGCTCCAAAGTTCAATTGTAGCAAAATCAACAGAGACTTAGAATTAAATCTGGGACCTCCCGATATATATGGCTCAGTGGCTCAGGATAATGCTTTTTACAGGAGGCCATTAAAAGAACCTTCCTTAATATTTTATTTAAGGAAATGCTGGACATGATTTTTGTGTTATCCTTTTCTTAAATGTTCCTTTAATTGATCTTGTTCTTTGCTTACACCTTACCTTTAATACTTTGCtgctctttctcttccccctccattTCTTCATCCTTGCCCCCTCCACCCAAAATAAGTCATCAAGTAGGCAATCTCTCCCTAGGCTCTACCTGAAACATTCTGTAACCAGCTACGTTGCCTTCTTCCCCAATACTCTGTGAGGAAACAGTTTGTCCAGATAATTTGGCCAAGTCTTTGAAGTTTCcctttacaacaacttgcatttatatagcacctttaacatagtaaaataccaAGGCAATTTACATGGGAGAGAATAGACTGAGCAGGAATAGAAGAATTAGGAGAGTTGCCCAAAAGCATAAAAATATAAATTTGAGGAGGTTTTTAAAGGTCAAGAAAGTAGCAGACGAGGAGATTTAGTGAGGGCATACCAAAGACAACAAAAAAGTGAAGCCACTAAGTGAAGAATGAGGGTTTCAGGGAAGGGTGAACTTGAGGATGCTAAGTACGACTGCAGAGCAT is from Pristiophorus japonicus isolate sPriJap1 chromosome 6, sPriJap1.hap1, whole genome shotgun sequence and encodes:
- the pla2g12a gene encoding group XIIA secretory phospholipase A2, yielding MSMHLLICVFVGIILRSCGCHSEDTDFKDWRGQLKTIRNGIHKIDTYLNAALDLLGGADGLCKYKCNDGSKPVPRYGYKPPSPNGCGSPMFGVHLDVGIPSMTKCCNQHDRCYDTCANAKQDCDEMFQYCLSVICRNVQKTLGMDATVQACENAVELLFNAVMHLGCKPYLDSQRASCKCAYEEKIDL